Proteins found in one Luteimonas chenhongjianii genomic segment:
- a CDS encoding S10 family peptidase → MPSVERRHRGRFNGRALRYRSVVEEWPLRDAGGATIASIFATSYLADGADMARPVIFAFNGGPGSASLWLHMGILGPKRPDYGTQAGDAEIRPPTAPPFVLVDNRESPLDVADVVLIDPPGTGYARVFGEANAERVFGVREDADAVARFIGDWLRRHGRQASPRYLMGESYGTVRAAELARLLAGGPTGTGRMDGITLNGVMLLGQSMDGSRPAPELAAVTGLPSWAATAWYHRAVPQDATLEAHVARARTFAEGPYLQALFAGSRLPEDDRAAVAAELAALTGIDAARWLARDLRMDAPTFGREVLGDAGLQVGAYDARFTLPLTASGGDPVADDPAMGQYVPLYVATLQTHLRDTLGVHTARAYNAIEFRRINARFWKGRPPLQENHALSLAIAMRRNPALRVLVATGHYDLVTTVGAADQAVALSGMDPARVVTRTYASGHMPYIGVGSRAALAADVRAFVTAGSSAAVTP, encoded by the coding sequence ATGCCGAGCGTCGAACGCCGGCACCGGGGCCGTTTCAACGGTCGAGCGCTGCGCTACCGTAGCGTCGTCGAGGAATGGCCGCTGCGCGATGCCGGCGGCGCGACGATCGCATCGATCTTCGCTACCAGCTATCTCGCCGATGGTGCCGATATGGCGCGTCCGGTGATCTTCGCGTTCAACGGCGGTCCCGGCTCCGCGTCGCTCTGGTTGCACATGGGCATCCTCGGGCCGAAGCGCCCGGACTACGGCACACAGGCGGGCGATGCGGAGATCCGACCGCCGACCGCGCCGCCGTTCGTGCTGGTCGACAATCGGGAGTCGCCGCTCGACGTGGCCGACGTTGTGCTGATCGATCCGCCGGGCACCGGCTATGCGCGCGTGTTCGGCGAGGCCAATGCGGAACGCGTGTTCGGCGTCCGCGAGGATGCGGATGCGGTTGCGCGTTTCATCGGCGACTGGCTGCGGCGCCATGGCCGGCAAGCCAGCCCGCGCTATCTCATGGGCGAAAGCTACGGCACGGTGCGCGCCGCCGAGCTGGCCCGTCTGCTGGCCGGTGGGCCGACCGGCACGGGACGCATGGACGGCATCACGCTCAACGGCGTGATGCTGCTGGGCCAGTCGATGGACGGCAGCCGTCCCGCCCCGGAACTCGCCGCGGTGACCGGCCTCCCGAGTTGGGCGGCCACGGCGTGGTACCACCGGGCCGTGCCGCAGGACGCCACGCTCGAGGCGCATGTCGCCCGCGCCCGTACGTTCGCCGAAGGCCCGTATCTGCAGGCGCTGTTCGCGGGTTCTCGACTGCCGGAAGACGACCGCGCTGCCGTGGCTGCCGAACTGGCCGCGCTGACCGGCATCGACGCCGCGCGCTGGCTCGCGCGCGATCTGCGCATGGATGCGCCGACCTTCGGACGCGAGGTGCTGGGCGATGCCGGCCTGCAGGTCGGCGCCTACGACGCACGCTTCACCCTGCCTCTGACTGCGTCAGGCGGCGATCCCGTCGCCGACGATCCGGCGATGGGGCAGTACGTCCCGCTGTACGTAGCCACGCTGCAGACGCATCTGCGCGACACGCTGGGGGTTCACACCGCTCGGGCCTACAACGCGATCGAGTTCCGTCGCATCAATGCCCGTTTCTGGAAGGGCCGACCGCCGCTTCAGGAGAATCACGCATTGTCTCTGGCCATTGCGATGCGTCGAAATCCCGCCCTGCGCGTGCTCGTGGCCACCGGCCATTACGATCTGGTGACCACCGTCGGCGCCGCGGACCAGGCGGTTGCACTGTCGGGCATGGACCCGGCACGCGTCGTCACGCGCACCTACGCATCCGGGCACATGCCCTACATCGGCGTGGGCAGCCGCGCCGCGCTTGCCGCGGACGTGCGCGCATTCGTCACTGCCGGGTCATCGGCTGCCGTCACACCCTGA
- the pyrF gene encoding orotidine-5'-phosphate decarboxylase encodes MTHTFMQALRARWQSADTLVCVGLDPEPAKFPARFANDPDAVFAFSRDIADATAEYACAFKPQIAHFAALGAEDALQRLIAHLHTAHPGVPVILDAKRGDIGSTAQRYVAEAFERFGADAVTVNPYLGRDSVQPFLERSEKGVVVLCRTSNPGAADLQDLPVAHAGGTRPLYQHVAETIAREWNGHGNVSLVVGATWPGQLREVRAIVGDMPFLVPGVGAQGGDVEAVVKNAKTMDGTGLMVSSSRAILYASNGDDYAEAAAREARTLRDAINGHR; translated from the coding sequence ATGACGCACACCTTCATGCAGGCGCTGCGCGCGCGCTGGCAGTCCGCCGACACGCTCGTCTGCGTCGGCCTGGATCCCGAACCGGCGAAGTTTCCCGCGCGTTTCGCGAACGATCCCGATGCGGTGTTCGCGTTCAGCCGCGACATCGCCGATGCGACCGCCGAATACGCCTGCGCGTTCAAGCCGCAGATCGCGCACTTCGCCGCGCTCGGCGCCGAGGATGCGCTGCAACGGCTGATCGCCCATCTGCATACCGCGCATCCCGGCGTACCGGTGATCCTCGACGCCAAGCGCGGCGACATCGGCAGCACTGCGCAGCGCTACGTCGCCGAAGCCTTCGAGCGTTTCGGCGCCGATGCGGTGACGGTGAATCCCTACCTGGGGCGCGACTCTGTGCAGCCGTTCCTCGAGCGCAGCGAAAAGGGCGTGGTGGTCCTGTGCCGCACATCGAACCCGGGCGCGGCCGACCTGCAGGATCTTCCGGTCGCCCATGCCGGCGGCACGCGTCCGCTCTACCAGCACGTCGCCGAGACCATCGCGCGTGAATGGAACGGCCACGGCAACGTGTCGCTGGTCGTCGGCGCGACCTGGCCCGGGCAGCTGCGCGAAGTGCGCGCCATTGTCGGCGACATGCCGTTCCTGGTGCCGGGTGTCGGCGCGCAGGGCGGCGATGTCGAGGCCGTAGTGAAGAATGCGAAGACCATGGACGGCACGGGCCTGATGGTCAGCTCCTCGCGCGCGATCCTCTACGCGTCCAACGGCGACGACTACGCCGAGGCAGCCGCGCGCGAGGCGCGCACGTTGCGGGATGCGATCAACGGGCATCGCTGA
- the map gene encoding type I methionyl aminopeptidase gives MTIQTLEELEGLKRAGALVARILSTMRDHALAGTTPCELDGIGADMLCVAGAQSAPVLTYGFPAATCISVNRVVAHGIPDATPLRDGDLVNIDVSAELDGFFADTGASFVVGTASAAQQRLLDATREARHAAIAQLRAGELLSGVGRTIETVAARRGFRIIRNLQSHGVGRALHESPGSIPGYFDRRDTRRLHDGMVITVEPFLATHVTRTEDLDDGWSLACRRGYGAQFEHTVVVTRGAPIIVT, from the coding sequence ATGACCATCCAGACCCTGGAAGAACTCGAAGGCCTCAAGCGCGCCGGTGCACTCGTGGCGCGCATCCTGTCGACGATGCGCGATCACGCGCTGGCCGGCACCACGCCGTGCGAACTCGACGGCATCGGCGCGGACATGCTGTGCGTGGCCGGCGCTCAATCCGCCCCGGTGCTGACCTACGGTTTTCCGGCCGCGACCTGCATCAGCGTCAACCGCGTGGTCGCGCACGGCATCCCGGACGCGACGCCGCTGCGCGATGGCGATCTGGTCAATATCGATGTCTCTGCCGAACTCGATGGGTTCTTCGCCGATACCGGCGCCAGCTTCGTCGTCGGCACCGCGAGCGCGGCGCAGCAGCGCCTGCTCGATGCGACGCGCGAAGCGCGCCACGCAGCCATTGCCCAGCTGCGCGCCGGCGAACTGCTCAGCGGCGTCGGCCGCACCATCGAGACCGTCGCCGCGCGCCGCGGCTTCCGCATCATCCGCAACCTGCAGAGCCATGGCGTCGGTCGTGCACTGCACGAATCACCCGGCTCGATTCCCGGCTACTTCGATCGGCGCGATACCCGTCGCCTGCACGACGGCATGGTGATCACCGTCGAGCCGTTCCTGGCCACCCATGTCACGCGCACCGAAGATCTGGACGACGGCTGGTCGCTGGCCTGCCGCAGAGGCTATGGCGCGCAATTCGAACACACCGTCGTCGTCACCCGCGGCGCACCGATCATCGTCACCTGA
- the ettA gene encoding energy-dependent translational throttle protein EttA translates to MSQYIYTMNRVSKVVPPKRQIIKDISLSFFPGAKIGLLGLNGSGKSTVLRIMAGVDTDFEGEARPQPGIKVGYLAQEPQLDPEMTVREAVEEGVGEVLQAQAALDKIYDAYAEEGADFDALAKEQERLEAILAAGDAHTLENQLEVAADALRLPPWDAIVGKLSGGEKRRVALCRLLLQKPDMLLLDEPTNHLDAESVEWLEQFLARYTGTVVAVTHDRYFLDNAAEWILELDRGRGIPWKGNYTEWLTQKDERLKQEDNQEKSRQKAIQKELEWSRQNAKGGRTKGKARLARLEELQSVDYQKRNETNELFIPPGERLGNAVMEFKNVSKKFGDRLLIDNLSMIVPPGAIVGIIGPNGAGKSTLFKMITGQEKPDSGEIVVGPTVQLSYVDQSRDALEGNHNVFQEISGGLDILNINGTEIQSRAYIGRFNFKGQDQQKLVGSLSGGERGRLHMAKTLLQGGNVLLLDEPSNDLDIETLRALEDALLEFPGNTFVISHDRWFLDRIATHILAFEGDSHVEFFPGNYREYEEDKRRRMGDDAGPKRLRFKALK, encoded by the coding sequence ATGTCGCAATACATCTACACCATGAACCGCGTGTCCAAGGTGGTCCCGCCGAAGCGGCAGATCATCAAGGACATCTCGCTGTCGTTCTTCCCCGGCGCGAAGATCGGCCTGCTCGGCCTGAACGGCTCGGGCAAGTCGACGGTGCTGCGCATCATGGCCGGCGTCGATACCGATTTCGAAGGCGAGGCGCGCCCGCAGCCGGGCATCAAGGTCGGCTACCTGGCGCAGGAGCCGCAGCTCGATCCCGAGATGACCGTGCGCGAAGCCGTCGAGGAAGGCGTAGGTGAAGTGCTGCAGGCCCAGGCCGCGCTCGACAAGATCTACGACGCCTACGCCGAGGAAGGCGCCGATTTCGACGCACTCGCCAAGGAACAGGAGCGGCTGGAGGCGATCCTCGCCGCCGGCGACGCACACACGCTTGAAAACCAGCTGGAAGTCGCTGCCGACGCGCTGCGCCTGCCGCCGTGGGACGCGATCGTGGGCAAGCTGTCGGGTGGCGAGAAGCGCCGTGTGGCGCTGTGCCGCCTGCTGCTGCAGAAGCCGGACATGCTGCTGCTCGACGAACCGACCAACCATCTCGACGCCGAATCGGTGGAATGGCTGGAGCAGTTCCTCGCCCGCTACACCGGCACCGTGGTCGCGGTCACCCATGACCGCTACTTCCTCGACAACGCCGCCGAGTGGATCCTCGAACTCGACCGTGGCCGCGGCATTCCGTGGAAGGGCAACTACACCGAGTGGCTGACGCAGAAGGACGAGCGCCTCAAGCAGGAAGACAACCAGGAAAAGTCGCGCCAGAAGGCGATCCAGAAGGAGCTGGAATGGTCGCGCCAGAACGCCAAGGGCGGCCGCACCAAGGGCAAGGCCCGTCTGGCCCGCCTGGAAGAACTGCAGTCGGTGGATTACCAGAAGCGCAACGAGACCAACGAACTGTTCATCCCGCCGGGCGAGCGCCTGGGCAACGCGGTGATGGAGTTCAAGAACGTCTCCAAGAAGTTCGGCGACCGCCTGCTGATCGACAACCTGTCGATGATCGTCCCGCCGGGCGCGATCGTCGGCATCATCGGTCCCAACGGCGCGGGTAAATCCACGTTGTTCAAGATGATCACCGGGCAGGAGAAGCCGGACTCGGGCGAGATCGTGGTCGGCCCGACCGTGCAGCTGTCGTATGTCGACCAGAGCCGCGATGCGCTCGAGGGCAACCACAACGTCTTCCAGGAAATCTCCGGCGGCCTCGACATCCTCAACATCAACGGCACCGAGATCCAGTCGCGCGCCTACATCGGCCGCTTCAACTTCAAGGGCCAGGACCAGCAGAAGCTGGTCGGTTCGCTGTCGGGTGGTGAGCGCGGTCGCCTGCACATGGCCAAGACCCTGCTGCAGGGCGGCAACGTGCTGCTGCTCGACGAACCGTCGAACGATCTCGACATCGAGACCCTGCGTGCGCTCGAGGACGCGCTGCTGGAATTCCCCGGCAATACCTTCGTGATCTCGCATGACCGCTGGTTCCTCGACCGCATCGCCACGCACATCCTCGCGTTCGAAGGCGACAGCCACGTCGAGTTCTTCCCCGGCAACTACCGCGAGTACGAAGAAGACAAGCGCCGCCGCATGGGCGACGACGCCGGTCCGAAGCGTCTGCGGTTCAAGGCGCTGAAGTAA